One Deltaproteobacteria bacterium genomic window carries:
- a CDS encoding CoA-transferase has protein sequence MENFTPFEMMILTAAKQIKNGDALFVGFHWPMVASRVARRLHAPDIYCVYEGGGVERTYCPVMPNTGADLILSPHLAFAGETYDTLCGFLAAGHLPLSMIDAPMVDRYGNINSTCIGPYQQPKARLAGSGGAADLGANSKKLFMLSDRTTKDGFPARVDYVTTPGYLDGYDSRIRAGFRPDTGPEMIISSLGVFKFDPVSKEAYLWGVYPNADVEKIKASVGWELKAADKLAAIPAPEAEEIKVVQEELDIAESRLWKIPGRQ, from the coding sequence ATGGAAAATTTCACTCCCTTCGAGATGATGATCCTCACGGCGGCCAAACAGATTAAAAACGGCGATGCTCTCTTCGTCGGTTTTCACTGGCCCATGGTGGCCTCTCGTGTCGCCCGGCGGCTGCACGCTCCGGACATCTATTGCGTGTATGAAGGGGGAGGGGTCGAGAGGACCTACTGCCCGGTCATGCCCAACACGGGGGCGGATTTGATTTTGAGCCCCCATCTGGCGTTTGCCGGGGAGACCTATGACACCCTCTGCGGGTTCCTGGCCGCAGGGCACCTGCCCCTTTCCATGATCGATGCCCCCATGGTGGACCGGTATGGCAACATCAATTCCACCTGCATCGGGCCCTACCAGCAGCCCAAGGCCCGGCTTGCCGGTTCGGGGGGAGCGGCGGACCTCGGGGCCAACTCGAAAAAACTCTTCATGCTATCCGACCGGACGACCAAAGATGGCTTCCCGGCCCGGGTGGATTACGTCACGACCCCAGGATACCTGGACGGATACGATTCCCGAATTCGCGCGGGCTTTCGCCCGGATACCGGCCCGGAGATGATCATCTCATCTCTGGGGGTCTTCAAGTTTGATCCCGTCTCCAAAGAGGCCTATCTCTGGGGAGTCTATCCCAACGCTGATGTGGAGAAGATCAAAGCCAGCGTTGGATGGGAACTCAAAGCGGCGGATAAACTCGCGGCCATCCCAGCCCCCGAAGCCGAGGAAATCAAAGTAGTGCAGGAGGAGCTGGATATTGCCGAGTCCAGATTATGGAAAATTCCCGGCCGACAGTAA